One segment of Fibrobacter sp. UBA4297 DNA contains the following:
- a CDS encoding DUF3990 domain-containing protein, with the protein MILYHGSNCDIEKIDLAMCKPFKDFGQSFYLTTILVQAREMSQKVADRFGGKSVVNAFEFDDSDLSSLKIKKFEQPNREWAEFVMANRSRNQKHPADEFDLIIGPVANDDIATLFRTFAINVITIDELVNGLKSRRLNNQYAFRTPKAISFLQKRPSV; encoded by the coding sequence ATGATCTTGTATCATGGTTCTAATTGCGATATTGAAAAAATAGACTTGGCCATGTGCAAACCGTTTAAGGATTTTGGGCAGTCTTTTTATCTAACAACAATATTAGTGCAAGCTCGCGAAATGTCACAAAAGGTTGCTGATAGATTTGGGGGTAAGTCGGTTGTAAATGCCTTCGAGTTCGACGATTCCGATTTGTCATCATTGAAAATCAAGAAATTCGAGCAACCTAATCGGGAATGGGCTGAATTTGTGATGGCGAATAGAAGTCGAAATCAAAAGCATCCCGCAGATGAATTTGACTTGATTATCGGTCCTGTGGCAAACGATGATATTGCTACGTTGTTCAGGACATTTGCAATTAACGTGATTACAATAGATGAGTTAGTGAATGGGCTGAAATCTCGTAGATTGAATAATCAGTATGCTTTTAGGACTCCGAAGGCGATATCTTTTTTGCAAAAGAGGCCAAGCGTATGA
- a CDS encoding DUF3791 domain-containing protein, with protein sequence MEKQITWTIAAISEFAKAKALSVKQAFNYLSLFKGMDFLEAHYGAEHLLSFDDTVEDLTAICQRNGGQIQ encoded by the coding sequence ATGGAAAAGCAAATAACATGGACTATAGCGGCTATTAGTGAATTTGCGAAAGCAAAAGCGCTTTCGGTAAAGCAAGCTTTTAATTATCTGAGCCTTTTTAAAGGAATGGATTTTTTAGAAGCTCACTATGGGGCTGAGCATTTGCTTTCTTTTGATGATACAGTTGAAGATTTGACCGCAATCTGTCAAAGAAACGGAGGACAGATTCAATGA
- the rffA gene encoding dTDP-4-amino-4,6-dideoxygalactose transaminase, whose protein sequence is MCRAMKIPFNQPPFVGPEIDYVRKAVESGRICGDGQFNQKCHAWLEQKTGVARALLTTSCTHALEMSALLCNIQPGDEVIMPSFTFVSTADAFAMRGAKCVFVDIRPDTMNIDEKLIEDAITEKTKAIVPVHYAGVGCEMDTINSIAKKHNLFVIEDAAQGMMATYKGRSLGSLGDFGCYSFHETKNYSMGEGGAILIADKKYSDHAEIIREKGTNRVQFHRGEVDKYTWVELGSSYLPSELNAAYLYAELENAQKIFDNRMASWNAYRERLQPLADAGDLQLPYIPTECCHNAHMFYLKVADLKTRTALIAHLVKNGILAVFHYVPLHNAPAGKRFGRFNGEDRYTTHESDRLLRLPMFYGLKPDDQEFVCDKVKEFFGK, encoded by the coding sequence ATGTGTAGAGCAATGAAAATTCCTTTTAACCAGCCTCCCTTCGTGGGGCCTGAAATTGATTATGTACGGAAGGCCGTCGAAAGCGGCCGAATCTGCGGCGATGGGCAATTCAACCAGAAATGCCACGCCTGGCTAGAACAAAAAACGGGTGTCGCCCGCGCATTGCTCACTACAAGTTGCACCCACGCTCTTGAGATGTCCGCACTTTTGTGCAACATCCAGCCCGGTGACGAAGTCATCATGCCGTCATTCACGTTCGTCTCGACTGCGGACGCATTCGCCATGCGAGGCGCCAAATGCGTGTTCGTAGACATCCGTCCGGACACGATGAACATCGACGAGAAACTGATTGAAGACGCCATCACGGAAAAGACGAAAGCAATCGTCCCTGTGCATTATGCAGGCGTCGGCTGCGAAATGGACACCATCAACTCCATCGCCAAAAAGCACAATTTATTCGTCATCGAAGATGCCGCGCAAGGTATGATGGCTACCTACAAAGGACGTTCGCTCGGCTCACTCGGTGATTTCGGTTGCTACAGTTTCCACGAAACAAAGAACTACAGCATGGGCGAAGGCGGAGCCATTCTCATCGCCGACAAAAAGTATTCCGACCACGCCGAAATCATCCGCGAAAAAGGCACAAACCGCGTGCAATTCCACCGTGGCGAAGTCGATAAGTACACATGGGTTGAACTCGGCTCGAGCTACTTGCCGAGCGAACTCAACGCAGCCTACCTCTACGCCGAACTCGAAAACGCTCAAAAAATATTCGACAATCGCATGGCAAGCTGGAACGCCTACCGAGAACGTTTACAACCTCTCGCAGATGCTGGCGATTTGCAGCTTCCGTACATTCCGACAGAATGTTGCCACAACGCTCACATGTTCTACCTGAAGGTCGCCGATCTCAAAACACGAACAGCACTCATTGCACATCTCGTCAAAAATGGAATTCTCGCAGTATTCCACTACGTGCCGCTCCACAACGCCCCCGCCGGTAAACGTTTCGGACGTTTCAATGGCGAAGACCGTTACACCACCCACGAAAGCGACCGTCTGTTACGACTCCCCATGTTCTACGGATTAAAGCCAGACGATCAGGAATTCGTGTGTGATAAAGTAAAGGAATTTTTCGGGAAGTAA
- a CDS encoding ATP-grasp domain-containing protein yields the protein MEQSNPQKKLLLLGGSHAEIPLIQAAHELGWYVITTGNNRDGLGHPYADKTVFADFSDKNAMLELASNEGVQAVCSGCNDFALLSTVYVCEKLGLPGHDSYATSLELHHKDKYRALATRLGIPTPRAITVKVAGTDSARENATDFDTAIARLTFPIIVKPVDLTGGKGIHRAVNIEEARAAYKDACSRTRQDHIVVEEFVQGTNHGFSAMLVKGKVAFAFSDNEQYYLNKYMVSGANTPSTTSAAGLAKLRDYSERIARELHLVDGILHIQYIERADGTPVIIEICRRPPGDLYIKFVKYATGIDYPKFIVMAETGMDISGIADIPTQGFWLRHCIMTDREGIVRKVTFAPKIQKNIVEKLLWYKPGESISDKLLYKAGIVFFKFNTLAEMQDKTARMVDLVKIITE from the coding sequence ATGGAGCAAAGCAATCCTCAAAAGAAACTCTTGCTATTAGGCGGCAGCCATGCTGAAATTCCGCTCATTCAAGCGGCACATGAACTCGGCTGGTACGTGATTACTACGGGTAACAACCGCGATGGGCTCGGACACCCTTACGCCGACAAGACCGTTTTTGCAGACTTCAGCGACAAAAACGCTATGCTAGAACTAGCCAGCAATGAAGGCGTGCAAGCCGTTTGTTCCGGATGCAACGATTTCGCTTTGCTTTCAACAGTCTACGTTTGCGAAAAATTGGGATTGCCAGGGCATGATTCCTATGCGACAAGCCTTGAGTTACATCATAAGGACAAGTATCGCGCACTTGCGACAAGACTAGGAATACCGACACCACGCGCGATTACCGTCAAAGTCGCTGGCACTGATTCTGCAAGGGAAAACGCCACAGATTTTGATACAGCGATTGCGCGGCTCACCTTCCCTATCATCGTCAAACCCGTTGATTTGACCGGTGGCAAAGGCATCCACCGAGCCGTCAACATCGAAGAAGCTCGCGCGGCCTACAAAGATGCCTGCAGCCGCACCCGACAAGACCACATTGTAGTCGAAGAATTCGTACAAGGTACGAACCACGGCTTCTCCGCCATGCTCGTGAAAGGCAAAGTCGCATTTGCATTTTCCGACAACGAACAGTATTACCTCAACAAGTACATGGTCTCGGGAGCAAACACGCCAAGCACCACAAGTGCAGCGGGCCTCGCCAAGCTCCGAGACTACAGCGAACGCATCGCCCGCGAATTGCACCTCGTCGATGGCATTTTGCATATCCAGTACATTGAGCGTGCTGACGGCACGCCAGTCATCATTGAGATATGTCGCCGACCGCCAGGAGATTTGTACATCAAGTTCGTCAAATACGCCACCGGAATTGACTACCCAAAATTCATTGTGATGGCTGAAACAGGAATGGACATTTCAGGCATCGCCGATATTCCCACGCAAGGATTCTGGCTCAGGCACTGCATTATGACGGATCGAGAAGGAATTGTCCGCAAAGTCACCTTTGCTCCAAAAATTCAAAAGAACATTGTCGAAAAATTGCTGTGGTATAAGCCGGGCGAATCTATTTCAGACAAGCTTTTATACAAAGCAGGCATCGTATTTTTCAAGTTCAACACCCTCGCCGAAATGCAAGACAAAACAGCAAGAATGGTCGACCTCGTGAAAATAATCACCGAGTAA
- a CDS encoding Gfo/Idh/MocA family protein, with protein MMKKEPYQIAFIGGGINSAIGEVHKAASQMDGHFELVAGAFSTHEETNRETARTWGVSEERTYAKYQDLLQAEKGKLDAVVVLAPTDYHKDIVIEALRAGYPVICEKSLATSVAEGEAIAKAVAETKGFFCTTYNYTGYPMIRELKQFIADGKLGKIQQVQVEMPQEGFMRLGANNEPPKPQIWRLKDTVIPKISLDLGSHLHNMIYFLTGERPEHIVADQTTFGLFPQIVDNVGALVQYTNNVRAQIWFSKTALGNRNGLRIRVYGSEGSAEWFQLEPETLKTCDLRGNVSLRDRTGDVKIANQQRYNRFKAGHPAGFIEAFANYYKDIADCLSQYFATGSFKSQYVCGIRTSLEGLAMMQAAAKSAQSNKWESVQQRF; from the coding sequence ATGATGAAAAAAGAACCTTACCAAATTGCGTTTATCGGAGGCGGAATCAATTCAGCCATTGGCGAAGTCCATAAGGCAGCAAGCCAGATGGACGGCCATTTTGAACTCGTGGCCGGCGCATTCAGCACACACGAAGAAACAAACCGCGAAACCGCCCGCACCTGGGGTGTTTCCGAAGAACGCACGTACGCAAAATATCAAGATTTATTGCAAGCCGAAAAAGGCAAACTCGATGCCGTCGTAGTGCTCGCACCGACAGACTACCACAAAGACATCGTCATCGAAGCTCTCAGAGCAGGTTACCCCGTCATTTGCGAAAAGTCGCTCGCCACAAGCGTTGCCGAAGGCGAAGCCATTGCAAAAGCGGTTGCCGAGACAAAAGGTTTTTTCTGCACCACGTACAACTACACCGGATACCCGATGATTCGCGAACTCAAGCAGTTCATCGCCGATGGTAAGCTCGGAAAAATTCAGCAAGTGCAAGTTGAAATGCCGCAAGAAGGCTTTATGCGCCTAGGCGCAAACAACGAACCGCCCAAGCCGCAAATTTGGCGACTCAAGGACACCGTGATTCCGAAGATTTCGCTTGACCTTGGCAGCCACCTGCACAACATGATTTACTTTTTGACCGGCGAACGCCCGGAACACATCGTGGCCGACCAGACAACCTTCGGACTCTTCCCGCAAATCGTTGATAACGTGGGCGCACTCGTGCAATACACGAACAACGTCCGCGCACAAATCTGGTTCAGCAAAACCGCACTCGGCAACCGCAACGGCCTCCGCATCCGCGTTTACGGCAGCGAAGGCAGCGCCGAATGGTTCCAGCTCGAACCCGAAACGCTCAAGACATGCGACCTGCGCGGCAACGTTAGCCTCCGCGACCGCACCGGAGACGTCAAGATCGCCAACCAGCAACGTTACAACCGCTTCAAGGCAGGCCACCCCGCCGGATTCATCGAAGCATTCGCGAACTACTATAAAGACATCGCCGATTGCCTCAGCCAGTATTTTGCCACCGGCAGCTTCAAAAGCCAGTATGTATGCGGCATCCGCACATCGCTCGAAGGCCTCGCTATGATGCAAGCCGCCGCCAAGTCCGCCCAAAGCAACAAGTGGGAATCCGTTCAGCAAAGGTTCTAG
- a CDS encoding glycosyltransferase family 2 protein, protein MKLSFVIPCYRSENTISAVVQEIRETIATRPSTEYEIVLVNDCSPDNVWQVIKKLAAEDTHIKGICLAKNFGQHSALMAGYGQATGDYIISLDDDGQTPASESFKLVDKIEEGYDVVYGYYRHSAQHLFRRFGSWVNKKMAETIIGQPKTLHTTSFFIMRKFIADEIVRYPHPFAYISGLVFRATKSLGNVEVEHRHRIEGESGYTLAGLIRLWINGFTAFSVKPLRAATFIGILCALVGFGAGLFVIYKKLMFPEVPVGYTSMLATILFIGGMIMLLLGLIGEYVGRIYISINQSPQYVVRERTF, encoded by the coding sequence ATGAAACTCTCTTTTGTAATTCCCTGTTACCGTAGCGAAAACACAATTTCGGCTGTCGTCCAAGAAATCCGCGAAACAATCGCCACGCGCCCAAGCACCGAATACGAAATCGTGCTCGTCAACGACTGTAGCCCCGACAACGTATGGCAAGTCATCAAGAAGCTTGCCGCCGAAGACACGCACATCAAGGGAATCTGCCTCGCCAAAAATTTCGGTCAACACAGCGCGCTCATGGCCGGTTACGGACAAGCTACCGGTGACTACATCATCAGCCTCGATGACGACGGACAAACGCCCGCCAGCGAAAGCTTCAAGCTCGTCGACAAAATCGAAGAAGGCTACGACGTCGTTTACGGCTATTACAGGCACTCCGCACAACACCTGTTCCGTCGCTTTGGCAGCTGGGTCAACAAAAAAATGGCAGAAACCATCATTGGGCAACCCAAGACGCTCCACACCACGAGTTTCTTTATCATGCGCAAATTCATCGCCGATGAAATCGTGCGCTATCCCCACCCCTTCGCCTACATCAGTGGCCTCGTTTTCCGCGCCACCAAGAGCCTCGGCAACGTAGAAGTCGAACACCGCCACCGCATAGAAGGCGAATCCGGCTACACGCTTGCAGGCCTCATTCGACTCTGGATTAACGGCTTTACCGCATTCTCCGTGAAGCCCCTCCGCGCCGCCACCTTCATCGGCATTCTCTGCGCCCTCGTAGGCTTCGGAGCAGGCCTCTTTGTCATTTACAAAAAACTCATGTTCCCCGAAGTCCCCGTCGGCTACACCAGCATGCTCGCCACCATACTCTTTATCGGCGGCATGATCATGCTATTGCTCGGGCTCATCGGCGAATACGTCGGCCGCATCTACATCAGCATCAACCAGTCACCGCAATATGTTGTGCGCGAACGGACGTTTTAG
- a CDS encoding DUF3990 domain-containing protein translates to MVDLLKDGVFLYHGSFCEVQTPDLQKCARYKDFGQGFYLTTDKKQAESFAKISTQKAIENGVVASQRFGVVSAFRYNVGVNLNIKIYETADSSWLHCVVAHRKKNVFADVLGDCSKYDVIGGKIANDATNSTIVTYMANAFGEIGSASADDICIRLLLPERLKNQYCFKSNAALNQLSFMGSERVWM, encoded by the coding sequence GTGGTTGATTTATTGAAAGATGGAGTCTTCCTTTACCATGGTAGTTTTTGCGAAGTTCAAACTCCTGATTTACAGAAGTGCGCTCGTTATAAGGATTTTGGTCAAGGCTTTTACCTGACAACTGACAAGAAACAGGCCGAATCCTTTGCTAAAATTTCTACGCAGAAGGCTATAGAAAATGGCGTTGTCGCAAGTCAAAGATTTGGCGTTGTCTCTGCATTTCGGTATAATGTAGGCGTCAATCTTAATATCAAAATTTATGAGACTGCTGATTCATCTTGGCTTCATTGTGTAGTCGCTCATCGGAAGAAAAATGTTTTCGCTGATGTGCTGGGAGATTGCTCTAAATATGATGTTATTGGGGGCAAAATTGCAAATGATGCAACCAATAGTACGATTGTGACTTATATGGCGAATGCGTTTGGCGAGATTGGCTCTGCCTCTGCAGATGATATTTGCATTCGGTTGTTACTTCCAGAGCGATTAAAGAATCAGTATTGCTTCAAGTCTAATGCCGCATTGAACCAACTGTCGTTTATGGGGAGTGAACGTGTATGGATGTAA
- a CDS encoding DUF3791 domain-containing protein, which translates to MKKSGLGLFLYILLTMDEKSQIIYMQTRLTRLAAERWKMSIPQVATLFEEKGVYHYIAKMWDLFHVEGDLAVLDDVKQYLDAKGATCG; encoded by the coding sequence GTGAAAAAATCCGGTTTAGGTTTGTTTTTATATATTTTATTAACGATGGACGAAAAATCGCAAATCATCTATATGCAGACTAGGCTTACGCGTCTTGCGGCGGAAAGGTGGAAAATGTCGATTCCGCAGGTTGCAACCCTTTTTGAAGAAAAGGGGGTGTATCATTATATCGCGAAGATGTGGGATTTGTTCCATGTAGAGGGTGATTTAGCTGTACTTGACGATGTAAAGCAGTATCTTGACGCGAAGGGGGCTACCTGTGGTTGA
- a CDS encoding ABC transporter permease, with product MPQEQATQSSEWTTVIKPKASLLEVDFKELWQYRDLYRMFVKRDIVTWYKQTILGPLWFFIQPIMTTIMFMVVFGGIAKISTDGLPQPLFYLAGICLWTYFSECLNQTSKTFIENANMFGKVYFPRLVVPLATVTSNLVRLSIQMGLFLIVYAYYLIFTSAPVHPNIYLLLTPVLILLIAALALGFGVLFSSLTTKYRDLTFLLTFIVQLWMYATPVIYPLSTIEDPRLKMLMQANPLTSIMETFKFGMLGVGEFSWVALGYTAGFAAFILALGIIVFNKIQRTFMDTV from the coding sequence ATGCCCCAAGAACAAGCAACACAATCTAGCGAATGGACTACAGTCATCAAGCCCAAGGCAAGCCTCCTCGAAGTAGACTTCAAGGAACTTTGGCAGTATCGTGACCTTTACCGCATGTTCGTGAAGCGCGATATCGTTACCTGGTACAAGCAGACCATTCTCGGACCGCTGTGGTTCTTTATCCAGCCCATCATGACCACAATCATGTTCATGGTCGTGTTCGGCGGCATCGCCAAAATCAGCACAGACGGATTACCGCAGCCGCTGTTCTACCTCGCGGGTATCTGCCTGTGGACCTATTTTTCGGAATGCCTGAACCAGACCAGCAAAACGTTTATCGAGAACGCGAACATGTTCGGCAAGGTGTATTTTCCGCGCCTCGTCGTGCCACTCGCAACAGTCACAAGCAACCTCGTCCGACTCAGTATTCAGATGGGATTGTTCCTTATCGTTTACGCTTATTACCTTATCTTCACTAGCGCACCCGTACACCCGAACATTTATCTGTTGCTTACGCCCGTACTCATCCTCCTTATTGCAGCCCTTGCGCTCGGTTTCGGCGTACTGTTCAGCAGCCTTACCACCAAATACCGCGACCTCACATTTTTGCTCACGTTTATCGTACAGCTTTGGATGTATGCAACCCCGGTGATTTACCCGCTCAGCACCATCGAAGACCCTCGCCTCAAAATGCTCATGCAGGCAAACCCGCTCACCAGCATCATGGAAACATTTAAGTTCGGCATGCTCGGCGTCGGAGAATTCAGCTGGGTAGCCCTCGGTTACACAGCAGGCTTCGCCGCATTCATCCTCGCGCTCGGAATTATCGTGTTTAACAAAATCCAAAGAACGTTTATGGATACGGTGTAA
- a CDS encoding ABC transporter ATP-binding protein has product MTAIEFENISKQYRLGLVSTGTLSHDLNRFWQTKVLRREDPYLKVGEVNDRAHKGESEYVWALKDINFKVEQGDVVGIIGRNGAGKSTLLKLLSRVTAPTTGTIRARGRIASLLEVGTGFHPEMTGRENIYMNGAIMGMSRSEITRKLDEIVDFSGCERYLDTPVKRYSSGMTVRLGFAIAAHLEPEILVVDEVLAVGDAEFQKKAIGKMQDVSRGEGRTVLFVSHNMGAVKNLCKTGVLLESGMIRNTGNVNEIVDEYLTQNQNIEQNDFTNYKNRIGNKSIRIKKLEYINSNGLKTNTFKTGEEMTIKVFFEADHSLNGITSSYIDIGFNNDREERITWISSRIFKKELDYNQGVVIYKIPHLMLNQGSYDINLHCETNVGKADWIKHIGHFEVIFDDYYHQGIQLPACQGNQILDFEIL; this is encoded by the coding sequence ATGACCGCGATTGAATTTGAGAATATCAGCAAACAGTACCGACTGGGGCTAGTGAGCACCGGGACGCTCAGCCACGATTTGAACAGATTCTGGCAGACAAAAGTGTTGCGCCGCGAAGACCCCTATCTCAAAGTAGGCGAAGTCAACGACCGCGCACACAAAGGCGAAAGCGAATACGTCTGGGCTCTCAAGGACATCAATTTCAAAGTGGAACAAGGCGACGTCGTAGGCATCATCGGCAGGAACGGAGCAGGCAAAAGTACACTTCTCAAACTCCTCAGCCGCGTGACCGCTCCCACCACCGGCACCATCCGCGCACGTGGCCGCATCGCAAGCCTCCTCGAAGTAGGCACCGGATTCCACCCCGAAATGACCGGCCGCGAGAACATCTACATGAACGGCGCCATCATGGGCATGAGCCGCAGCGAGATTACCCGCAAGCTCGATGAAATCGTGGATTTTAGCGGTTGCGAACGCTACCTGGACACCCCCGTGAAACGCTACAGCAGCGGCATGACGGTGCGCCTCGGGTTCGCCATCGCAGCACACCTGGAACCCGAAATATTGGTGGTGGACGAAGTGCTGGCCGTGGGCGACGCCGAATTTCAAAAAAAAGCCATCGGTAAGATGCAGGACGTAAGTCGTGGCGAAGGCAGAACAGTGCTGTTCGTGAGCCATAACATGGGCGCAGTGAAGAATCTGTGCAAGACAGGAGTACTGCTCGAAAGTGGAATGATTCGCAACACAGGGAATGTCAACGAAATTGTTGATGAATACCTGACACAAAACCAAAACATAGAGCAAAATGATTTTACCAATTATAAAAATAGAATTGGAAACAAGTCTATTAGAATAAAAAAATTAGAATACATTAATTCAAACGGACTAAAAACAAACACCTTCAAAACAGGTGAAGAAATGACAATCAAAGTATTCTTTGAAGCCGATCATTCTTTAAACGGAATCACAAGCTCTTATATCGACATTGGCTTCAACAACGACCGGGAAGAACGAATCACCTGGATCAGCTCACGAATTTTCAAAAAAGAGTTAGATTACAATCAAGGAGTTGTCATTTATAAAATTCCTCATTTAATGCTCAATCAAGGTTCATACGATATAAACCTGCATTGCGAAACAAATGTTGGCAAAGCCGATTGGATAAAGCATATCGGGCATTTTGAAGTTATTTTTGACGATTATTATCATCAGGGAATTCAACTGCCAGCATGTCAAGGCAACCAAATTCTCGACTTCGAAATACTATAA
- a CDS encoding nitroreductase family protein — protein sequence MKLLDYFFSDKPWYSFGCDLIDFFKRLYKYNASLKTEQNQKKFEYTLLRQCHVIEKGLSMRNPHKFFGLINAEDVSNKLLQYKKKYGDNSSDFITYPTDILRAYLTYARENGWDSKKITCNLEKLKYPLHNSHLYGIKKLCKKDIPNHSAFFETFLKARHSIRYYKKEKPAQELLNRALQMAQLTPSACNRQCWKVHQFDLENCTKLLKWQEGARGFESEPSVAFLITADLQAFLYYEPFQAYIDGGMYAMSLIYALHSLGLGTIPLSCGFDSSKLKKLRQDFNIPENEVPIEIVATGLLQDSFNVAESRRKPISEVVVYHD from the coding sequence ATGAAGCTTCTTGACTATTTTTTTTCAGACAAACCATGGTATAGCTTTGGTTGCGATTTAATCGATTTTTTCAAAAGGCTCTACAAATATAACGCATCTCTCAAGACAGAACAAAATCAAAAAAAATTTGAATATACACTTTTGCGACAGTGTCATGTTATTGAAAAAGGTCTCTCAATGAGAAATCCTCATAAATTCTTTGGCCTTATCAATGCAGAAGATGTAAGCAATAAATTATTACAATACAAAAAAAAATATGGCGACAACAGTTCTGATTTCATTACTTATCCAACAGATATTTTACGAGCATATCTTACATATGCAAGAGAAAATGGTTGGGACAGCAAAAAAATTACATGCAACCTTGAAAAACTAAAGTATCCCCTTCATAATTCTCATCTTTATGGAATAAAAAAATTATGCAAAAAAGATATTCCTAATCACAGTGCATTCTTTGAAACGTTTTTAAAGGCAAGACATAGCATCCGATATTATAAAAAAGAAAAACCAGCACAAGAATTACTAAACAGAGCACTTCAAATGGCTCAACTAACGCCATCAGCCTGCAATAGACAATGCTGGAAAGTCCATCAATTTGATCTAGAAAACTGCACCAAATTATTAAAATGGCAAGAAGGCGCACGAGGTTTTGAATCAGAACCTTCCGTTGCGTTTTTAATCACTGCAGATTTGCAAGCATTTTTATATTACGAACCATTCCAAGCATATATTGATGGGGGAATGTACGCAATGAGTTTGATTTACGCACTTCATTCACTCGGTTTAGGTACAATTCCTCTTTCTTGTGGTTTTGACAGTTCTAAGCTAAAAAAACTTCGGCAAGATTTCAACATTCCAGAAAATGAAGTACCCATAGAAATTGTAGCAACGGGGCTTTTGCAAGATTCATTTAATGTAGCTGAATCAAGACGCAAACCAATTTCTGAGGTTGTCGTTTACCATGACTAA
- a CDS encoding polysaccharide pyruvyl transferase family protein yields MTKLLIVNQPLNNRGDEAAHKALIRTLLREIANVEIRVLFVDCYSPDGMRQFTIKSPKVKYINITSFWWHSQIGPGALKNGLYFLWKFHPTTHDIKKQYKWADYVICAPGGICMGGFQDWNHLYFLQWAKFCHKPLIYFARSLGPFPTETSDNILFKKKSIEMLKYFSFLSIRDQKSEQILDNLNLKISYHSTTDTAFLETPNVDLPYELKLLIKGKKYIIFVPNLLLWHYAYKNKGSKEQLIDFYANIIKNTLEIHSNYSILMLPQTFDNTNEDENDINFFREIANKVNDHRVMITADCYSSDIQQTLIKGAYFLIGARYHSIVFAINQGIPFIALNYEHKMEGLLNKLNINNCGISLKNIFKNADSILDEFKTKISNINKLHYINYALAKDISISNFRTMQKKFNL; encoded by the coding sequence ATGACTAAACTACTAATTGTAAATCAACCACTTAATAATAGAGGCGACGAAGCAGCACATAAAGCTCTTATAAGAACCCTATTAAGAGAAATTGCCAATGTCGAAATACGTGTTCTCTTTGTAGACTGTTATTCACCTGATGGAATGAGGCAATTCACAATAAAATCCCCCAAAGTAAAATACATTAACATAACAAGTTTTTGGTGGCATTCGCAAATAGGTCCAGGAGCACTAAAAAACGGACTATATTTTCTTTGGAAATTTCATCCCACAACTCATGATATAAAAAAACAGTACAAATGGGCAGACTACGTAATTTGTGCTCCTGGAGGAATATGCATGGGAGGGTTTCAAGATTGGAACCACTTATACTTCCTACAGTGGGCAAAATTTTGCCATAAACCACTCATTTATTTTGCACGATCTTTAGGTCCCTTTCCAACAGAAACAAGCGACAATATCCTTTTCAAAAAGAAAAGCATAGAAATGCTAAAGTATTTTTCCTTTCTGTCAATTAGAGATCAAAAATCAGAGCAAATACTGGATAATCTTAACTTAAAAATATCATACCATTCGACAACAGATACAGCATTCCTCGAAACACCAAATGTAGATTTACCATACGAACTAAAACTACTGATAAAAGGAAAAAAATATATCATCTTTGTTCCCAATTTACTTCTTTGGCATTACGCCTATAAAAATAAAGGCTCAAAAGAACAACTAATAGATTTTTACGCAAATATTATCAAAAACACTTTAGAAATTCATAGTAATTATTCTATTTTAATGCTTCCTCAAACATTTGACAACACAAACGAAGATGAAAACGATATCAATTTTTTCCGAGAAATAGCAAATAAAGTCAACGACCATCGAGTAATGATAACAGCAGACTGCTATAGTTCAGACATTCAGCAAACGCTAATCAAAGGTGCCTATTTTTTAATAGGAGCACGATACCATTCTATTGTATTTGCCATAAATCAGGGTATTCCCTTTATCGCACTAAATTACGAACATAAAATGGAAGGTCTGCTAAACAAGCTCAACATAAATAATTGTGGGATATCTTTAAAAAATATCTTTAAAAACGCAGATTCCATATTAGATGAATTTAAAACGAAAATCAGTAATATCAACAAATTACACTACATCAATTATGCTTTAGCAAAAGATATTTCTATTTCTAACTTTAGGACAATGCAAAAAAAATTCAATCTTTAA